A stretch of DNA from Candidatus Pseudomonas phytovorans:
GAAGCGGCCCGCAAATCGGCGGAAGACAAGAAAGCCCAGGCCTTGGCCGAGCTGTTGTCTGACACCACCGAGCGGCAGCAGGCGCTGGCTGACGAGCAAGGTGACCAGGTAGCCGGCGACTTCGACGACCTGATCCGCATGCGCGCAGCCGAGGGCTGGGCACGTCCGCCTTCCGCGCGCAAGGGCATGACGGTGACCCTGCAGGTCAATATGCTGCCAGACGGCACCATCACCAGTGTCAGCGTGTTGCGCGCCAGTGGCGACGGCCCGTTCGACAGTTCGGCGGTGGCAGCAGTGAAGAACATCGGTCGACTGACCGAGATGCAGGGTATGAAGCCGAGCGATTTCAACCGTTATCGTTCGTTCAAGATGACATTTACACCTGAGGATCTAGCGTTGTGATTAAACGTCTGAGAGGGCTGCTGGTCATGCTGTGCTGCATTGCAGGCATGGCCGTGGCAGATGAAAAGAACATCCTGGTCACCAGTGGCAGCGACCGGGCAACCCCCATTGCGGTAGTGCCGTTCGGTCTGCAGGGCGGCAGCGTGCTGCCCGAAGACATTGCCGACATCATCAGCAACGACCTGCGTAACTCTGGCTACTACTCGCCGATTCCGCGGCAGAACATGATCAGCCAGCCGTCGCAGGCCAGCGAAGTCATCTTCCGTGACTGGAAAGCGCTGGGTGCCCAGTACGTGATGGTTGGCAGCATCGTACCGTCGGGCGGTCGCTTGCAGGTGCAATACACGCTGTTCAACGTTGCCACCGAGCAGCAAGTGCTGACCGGCAGCGTTGCCGGCACCACCGACCAGCTGCGCGACATGGCGCACTACATCGCCGACCAGTCGTTTGAGAAGCTCACTGGCATCAAGGGTGCGTTCTCTACCCGTATGCTGTACGTGACGGCTGAACGTTTCTCGGTAAACAACACCCGCTACACCCTGCAGCGTTCGGATTACGACGGTGCGCGTGCGGTCACCCTGCTGCAATCGCGTGAGCCGATCCTGTCGCCGCGCTTTGCGCCGGATGGCAAGCGTATCGCCTACGTCTCGTTCGAGCAGAAGCGCCCGCGCATCTTTGTGCAAAATATCGATACCGGCCGCCGCGAGCAGGTGACCAACTTCGAAGGCCTGAACGGCGCGCCAGCCTGGTCGCCGGATGGTTCGCGCCTGGCGTTCGTGCTGTCCAAGGACGGCAACCCGGACATCTACGTGATGAACGTGGCGTCGCGCCAGATCAGCCGGGTTACCGCAGGCCCAGGTATCAACACCGAGCCGTTCTGGGGTAAAGATGGCAATACCCTTTACTTCACCTCCGACCGTGGCGGCAAACCACAGATCTACAAGCAGTCGGTCAGTGGTGGTAGTGCCGAGCGGGTAACCTTCGTGGGTAACTACAACGCCAACCCGAAACTGTCGGCGGACGAAAAGACCCTGGTGATGATCCATCGCCAACAGGGCTTTACCAACTTCAAAGTGGCGGCACAGGACTTGCAACGCGGAAGTGTAAAGATTCTCTCGGAAACAAGTCTTGATGAGTCTCCCACTGTTGCGCCAAACGGCACCATGCTAATCTACGCCACCCGCCAGCAGGGCCGGGGAGTCTTGATGCTCGTGTCGCTTAATGGCCGCGTGAGGCTCCCACTTCCTACCGCTCAAGGCGAAGTCAGAGAACCGTCCTGGTCCCCTTACCTGAACTGATTGCGGCGTAATACGTTTTGCTTAACACACTGGGGTTTCATTAGGAGTTTCACGATGGAAATGCTGAAGTTTGGTAAATTCGCTGCGCTGGCTCTGGCCATGGCTGTAGCTGTAGGTTGCTCCTCCAAGGGCGGCGACAACGCTGGTGAAGGCGCTGCTGTCGATCCGAACGCTGGCTACGGTGCAAACACCGGCGCCGTTGACGGTTCCCTGAGCGAAGAAGCCGCCCTGCGCGCAATCACCACCTTCTACTTCGAATACGACAGCTCGGACCTGAAGCCAGAAGCCATGCGCGCTCTGGACGTTCACGCCAAGGACCTGAAGTCCAACGGCAACCGCGTTGTCCTGGAAGGCAACACCGACGAGCGCGGCACCCGCGAGTACAACATGGCTCTGGGTGAGCGTCGTGCCAAGGCCGTTCAGCGTTACCTGGTTCTGCAGGGCGTTTCCCCTGCTCAGCTGGAACTGGTCTCCTACGGTGAAGAGCGTCCTGTTGCCACTGGCAACGACGAGCAATCCTGGGCTCAGAACCGTCGCGTAGAACTGCGTAAGTAAGTTCTTATGCGTATGTGCCGCCGTGTAGTAACCGTCCTCGCACTCAGCCTGCCGCTCGCGGCCTGGGCTGAGGTCCCTGTAGTAGATGACAACGCAGGCGGTTATCCGCCTGTGGGTTATGGCACGAGCGGCGCCTATGCCGGGTCAGGGGCTTCGGCCCCTGCCTCTGCACAGGGTCAGCTGTTCATGCAGCTGCAACAGATGCAGGACCAGCTTTCCCGCCAGCAAGGCATCATCGAAGAGCTGCAGAACGATGTGTCGCGCATGAAGCAGGAAAACCTGGAGCGATACCAGGACCTGGACCGTCGTATCAACAGTGGCGCTGCGCCTGCCGCAACCCCTGACAATTCCTCCGGTGGTGGTGCTTCCAATGCCGCCCCCGATGCCGCAGCAGGTGCTGCTGCACAACCGGCCGCCAGTAGCGAACCCGGTGATCCGGCGAAAGAGAAGCTCTACTACGATGCTGCTTTCGACCTGATCAAACAGAAAGACTTCGACAAGGCCAGCCAGGCGTTCAATGCCTTCCTGCGCAAATACCCGAACAGCCAGTACGCCGGCAACGCGCAGTACTGGTTGGGTGAGGTGAACCTGGCCAAGGGCGACCTGCCGGGTGCCAGCCAGGCCTTTGCCCAGGTCAGTCAGAAGTATCCGAAGCACAGCAAAGTGCCGGATTCGCTGTACAAGCTGGCCGATGTCGAGCGTCGCATGGGCCACACCGACAAGGTCAAGGGCATCCTGCAACAGGTCATCACCCAGTATCCCGGCACTTCTGCCGCGCAACTGGCCCAGCGTGACCTGCAGAAGCTCTGAGCCTTGTAGCTGTACCGCTCGAAAGAAACCCGCGCCAGTCGCGGGTTTTTTCGTTAGAATCACTGCCCTTTTTTCGTAAACACGCTGCTGCGGATAACGCCATGTCGAGTCCGCGACAGTGCCTGAGGAGGCGGACAGCCTGTTTAGCTGTCACGCCCGTGGCGAGCATGCAAGACACATTACGCATTACTGAAGTTTTTTACTCTTTGCAGGGTGAAACGCGAACGGCTGGGCTGCCCACCGTATTCGTGCGTCTCACCGGTTGCCCCCTGCGCTGCCAATACTGCGACAGTGCCTATGCCTTCACAGGCGGCACCATCCGTACCCTCGATTCGATTGTTGAGCAAGTTGCCGGCTTCAAGCCGCGCTACGTCTGCGTCACCGGTGGCGAGCCATTGGCCCAGCCTAACGCCTTGCCATTGCTGCAGCGCCTGTGTGATGCCGGTTACGACGTATCGCTGGAGACCAGCGGCGCGTTGGATATATCCGCCACCGACACCCGCGTCAGCCGCGTGGTCGACCTGAAGACCCCGGGTTCGCAAGAGTCGCACCGTAACCTCTACACGAACATCGAGCAGCTGACCCGCAACGACCAGGTCAAGTTCGTCATCTGTTCCCGTGAGGACTACGACTGGGCGGTTTCCAAACTGATCCAGTACAACCTGGCCGAACGTGCGGGAGAGGTGTTGTTCTCGCCAAGCCACCATCAGGTAAGTGCCAGTGACCTTGCAGACTGGGTAGTCGCCGACAACCTGCCTGTACGTTTCCAGCTGCAGCTGCACAAGCTGCTGTGGAACGACGAACCCGGACGTTGATTGAGGAGCAAGCACACATGACAGACAAGCGCGCAGTAATCCTGTTGTCCGGCGGCCTGGACTCGGCCACCGTGGTTGCCATGGCCCAGGCCGAAGGCTACAGCTGCTACACCATGAGTTTCGACTACGGCCAGCGCCACCGCGCCGAGCTGAATGCTGCTGCCCGCGTAGCCCGCGACATGGGTGTCGTCGAGCACAAGGTGATCGGCCTGAACCTCGACGGTATCGGTGGTTCGGCGTTGACCGACAGCAGTATTGACGTGCCGGAAGCCCCGAGTGAAGGTATCCCGGTCACCTATGTGCCAGCGCGCAACACCGTGTTCCTGTCGCTCGCACTAGGCTGGGCAGAAGTGCTGGAAGCGCGTGACATCTTCATTGGCGTCAATGCCGTGGATTACTCCGGTTACCCCGATTGCCGCCCCGAGTTCGTCGAAGCTTTCGAGCGCATGGCCAACCTGGCGACCAAGGCCGGTGTCGAAGGGCAGGGCTTCCGTATTCAGGCACCGCTGCAGAACATGAGCAAGGCGCAGATCGTGCAGGCCGGTATGGCCCAAGGCGTGGATTACAGCCTGACCGTTTCGTGCTACCAGGCTGACGATGATGGCCGTGCCTGCGGCAAATGCGACAGCTGCCGCCTGCGCGCCGACGGTTTCAAGGCAGCCGGCGTAGCAGACCCGACGCGGTATGCGTGAAAAAAACCTGAGGTAGTGTTGATTTTTCGTTAAAAATCAGTATTATACGCGCCATCAATCGGGTCGTTAGCTCAGTTGGTAGAGCAGTTGGCTTTTAACCAATTGGTCGTAGGTTCGAATCCTACACGACCCACCATACGCAGTACGTCAAAGCCCGCTACCAGCAATGGTCGCGGGCTTTTTCGCTTTCAGGCTTATTCAGCCCACTCAGGATCCCCGGTAAACACCACTGTCAACCAGCGGTCCGGCCCTTCGCCGCCTACCGCATCACCAATCTCGTTGCGCCACGTATCCCATTCATCAATGGTCTTCGCAGGCATGGTCTTTGGCACGATGAAATACAACTCGATCTCCCGTGAGCGTCCTACCTTAGCCACGTACGCCCGATACGACTGCAAACCGTGCTTGCTGACAAACGCCTTTGCCACGTCATCTACGTGCTCCTTGAGGTCGCCAGGGGTGACCAGGAAGATCTCAGACAGTGCCTGGCGCACCACCGACATTGGCAGCGGCACAATCACCAAACACACCAGTGCGAGCACCGCCGGGTCGATGTACGGCGACACCCACTCCAGCGACGTGCCCTGCACCGCATAACCAAAGCAGAAGGCAATCAACAGCGCGGCGGTAATGCTGGCCGACATCACCCAGCCCTTGACGTCCATGTGCACGAAGTCCGACTTCAGCGTGCGGTTGGCGCGGGCTTCGACGACGGC
This window harbors:
- the queE gene encoding 7-carboxy-7-deazaguanine synthase QueE, translated to MQDTLRITEVFYSLQGETRTAGLPTVFVRLTGCPLRCQYCDSAYAFTGGTIRTLDSIVEQVAGFKPRYVCVTGGEPLAQPNALPLLQRLCDAGYDVSLETSGALDISATDTRVSRVVDLKTPGSQESHRNLYTNIEQLTRNDQVKFVICSREDYDWAVSKLIQYNLAERAGEVLFSPSHHQVSASDLADWVVADNLPVRFQLQLHKLLWNDEPGR
- the pal gene encoding peptidoglycan-associated lipoprotein Pal, with product MEMLKFGKFAALALAMAVAVGCSSKGGDNAGEGAAVDPNAGYGANTGAVDGSLSEEAALRAITTFYFEYDSSDLKPEAMRALDVHAKDLKSNGNRVVLEGNTDERGTREYNMALGERRAKAVQRYLVLQGVSPAQLELVSYGEERPVATGNDEQSWAQNRRVELRK
- the queC gene encoding 7-cyano-7-deazaguanine synthase QueC, producing the protein MTDKRAVILLSGGLDSATVVAMAQAEGYSCYTMSFDYGQRHRAELNAAARVARDMGVVEHKVIGLNLDGIGGSALTDSSIDVPEAPSEGIPVTYVPARNTVFLSLALGWAEVLEARDIFIGVNAVDYSGYPDCRPEFVEAFERMANLATKAGVEGQGFRIQAPLQNMSKAQIVQAGMAQGVDYSLTVSCYQADDDGRACGKCDSCRLRADGFKAAGVADPTRYA
- the tolB gene encoding Tol-Pal system beta propeller repeat protein TolB, whose translation is MLCCIAGMAVADEKNILVTSGSDRATPIAVVPFGLQGGSVLPEDIADIISNDLRNSGYYSPIPRQNMISQPSQASEVIFRDWKALGAQYVMVGSIVPSGGRLQVQYTLFNVATEQQVLTGSVAGTTDQLRDMAHYIADQSFEKLTGIKGAFSTRMLYVTAERFSVNNTRYTLQRSDYDGARAVTLLQSREPILSPRFAPDGKRIAYVSFEQKRPRIFVQNIDTGRREQVTNFEGLNGAPAWSPDGSRLAFVLSKDGNPDIYVMNVASRQISRVTAGPGINTEPFWGKDGNTLYFTSDRGGKPQIYKQSVSGGSAERVTFVGNYNANPKLSADEKTLVMIHRQQGFTNFKVAAQDLQRGSVKILSETSLDESPTVAPNGTMLIYATRQQGRGVLMLVSLNGRVRLPLPTAQGEVREPSWSPYLN
- a CDS encoding cation transporter, whose product is MQTPTRPPFFDITSEQGLLRTSIAVTLFIATIGIAFGLASGSFSIVFDGVYSLVDASMSGLSLVVVKLITSHTTSVQMSRKLRERFTMGFWHLEPMVLALNGILLSGVAIYALINAVSSLLQGGRHLEFGIAMVYAVLTVITCVTIAVVEARANRTLKSDFVHMDVKGWVMSASITAALLIAFCFGYAVQGTSLEWVSPYIDPAVLALVCLVIVPLPMSVVRQALSEIFLVTPGDLKEHVDDVAKAFVSKHGLQSYRAYVAKVGRSREIELYFIVPKTMPAKTIDEWDTWRNEIGDAVGGEGPDRWLTVVFTGDPEWAE
- the ybgF gene encoding tol-pal system protein YbgF; the encoded protein is MRMCRRVVTVLALSLPLAAWAEVPVVDDNAGGYPPVGYGTSGAYAGSGASAPASAQGQLFMQLQQMQDQLSRQQGIIEELQNDVSRMKQENLERYQDLDRRINSGAAPAATPDNSSGGGASNAAPDAAAGAAAQPAASSEPGDPAKEKLYYDAAFDLIKQKDFDKASQAFNAFLRKYPNSQYAGNAQYWLGEVNLAKGDLPGASQAFAQVSQKYPKHSKVPDSLYKLADVERRMGHTDKVKGILQQVITQYPGTSAAQLAQRDLQKL